A genome region from Brassica oleracea var. oleracea cultivar TO1000 chromosome C2, BOL, whole genome shotgun sequence includes the following:
- the LOC106322583 gene encoding L-tryptophan--pyruvate aminotransferase 1-like, with amino-acid sequence MVKVENTKSIAMSDSIINLDHGDPTAYEEYWRKIGDRCTVTIRGCDLMSYFSDVNNLCWFLEPELAEAIKELHGAVGNAATEDRYIVVGTGSTQLCQAAVHALSLLAGGTEPVSVVAAAPYYSTYVEETTYVRSGMYKWEGDAWRFNKKGPFIELVTSPNNPDGTIRETVVNRPDDDEAKVIHDFAYYWPHYTPITRCQDHDIMLFTFSKITGHAGSRIGWALVKDKEVAKKMVEYIIVNSIGVSKESQVRTAKILKVLKETCASETENFFEYGREMMKNRWEGLREVVKESDFTLPKYPEGYCNFFGKTLESYPAFAWLGTKEETDLVNDLRRQKVMSRAGERCGSDKKHVRVSMLSREDVFNVFLERLANMKLIKSIDL; translated from the exons ATGGTGAAAGTGGAGAACACGAAGAGCATCGCCATGTCTGACTCCATCATCAACCTTGATCA TGGAGATCCAACGGCGTACGAAGAATACTGGAGGAAGATTGGTGACAGATGTACGGTGACGATACGTGGTTGTGATCTAATGAGCTATTTCAGCGACGTGAACAACCTGTGTTGGTTCCTTGAACCGGAACTAGCCGAAGCGATCAAAGAGTTGCACGGTGCCGTCGGAAACGCAGCAACCGAGGATCGTTACATCGTGGTCGGGACCGGTTCGACGCAGCTTTGTCAAGCGGCCGTCCACGCATTATCTTTGCTTGCTGGTGGGACCGAACCTGTCAGTGTCGTCGCCGCGGCTCCTTATTACTCC ACGTATGTGGAGGAGACAACATATGTTCGGTCGGGTATGTACAAGTGGGAAGGAGACGCGTGGCGTTTCAATAAGAAGGGTCCGTTCATCGAGCTGGTGACGTCACCCAATAACCCAGACGGCACTATCAGAGAGACTGTGGTGAACCGTCCAGACGACGACGAAGCTAAAGTGATCCATGACTTTGCTTATTACTGGCCCCACTACACTCCCATCACTCGCTGTCAAGACCATGACATCATGCTCTTCACTTTCTCCAAGATCACAGGCCACGCTGGGTCCCGCATCGG GTGGGCACTGGTGAAGGACAAGGAGGTGGCAAAGAAGATGGTTGAGTATATCATAGTGAACTCTATTGGTGTGTCTAAGGAGTCACAGGTACGAACCGCCAAGATTCTCAAAGTTCTCAAGGAGACTTGTGCGAGCGAAACGGAGAACTTCTTCGAGTACGGTCGTGAGATGATGAAGAACAGGTGGGAGGGGCTTCGTGAAGTGGTGAAGGAAAGTGATTTCACTCTTCCTAAGTACCCCGAAGGCTATTGCAACTTTTTTGGCAAGACACTCGAATCTTACCCTG CGTTTGCGTGGCTGGGGACGAAGGAAGAGACGGATCTGGTTAACGATTTGAGGAGACAGAAGGTTATGAGCAGGGCAGGAGAACGCTGTGGTTCTGACAAGAAGCATGTCCGAGTCAGTATGCTGAGTCGTGAAGATGTTTTCAATGTGTTTCTCGAGAGACTCGCCAACATGAAGCTCATTAAAAGCATTGACCTTTAA